One window of Scheffersomyces stipitis CBS 6054 chromosome 1, whole genome shotgun sequence genomic DNA carries:
- the GAP1.2 gene encoding general amino acid permease produces MDGSSYEDKQSQTGENSHLASTAVSSSPYEQSQEQTTTQARWHSFVDSFKPAIETEVLSKNKRYNDNEDEEADISDIQRININTSKSHLKRKLKNRHLQMIAIASAIGSGLLIGTGSALSTGGPAGILIAWALTGASILCTIQAMAELAVTFPISGSFNVYASRFIDPSVGFSVAWNYFFQFLVLLPLELVAGSITMNYWNTSINPDVWVLIFYIVVSSINFFGVRAYGEAEFVFSTLKVLAVIGFIIVSIVLAAGGGPNGQYHGSLYWHNPGPFANGFKGVVSVFITAAFSFGGTELVGLTAAEADQPRKSLPKATKQVFWRILMFYMVSLTLITFLVPYTSDRLLGASSVDVTASPFVIAIQNGGIKGLPSVMNAVILISVISVGSSSVYATSRTLTALAEQGLAPKICGYVDRAGRPLVAIIITNIFGLLSFIAASGKQAEVFTWLLSISAMSSIFTWLSICLAHIRFRRALASQGRTTDELSFTSQTGVIGSWFGVVLNTLVIIAEFWLSLFPLGESPNAEGFFQTYLGFVILIVFYVGHKIWRKNWILFIRAKDIDVDSGRREADIEALKEELAEERAILRSKPFYYRVYHFWC; encoded by the coding sequence ATGGACGGTTCCAGTTACGAAGACAAGCAGTCCCAGACTGGAGAAAACTCCCACTTAGCCTCTACGGCTGTCTCCAGTTCACCTTACGAACAAAGTCAGGAGCAAACCACTACCCAAGCCAGATGGCACTCTTTTGTAGACTCCTTCAAGCCAGCTATAGAAACCGAGGTATTGTCGAAGAATAAGCGCTacaatgataatgaagacgaagaagctgaCATCTCGGATATCCAGAgaatcaacatcaacaccTCCAAATCTCatttgaagagaaagttgaagaacagacACTTGCAAAtgattgcaattgcttctgCTATTGGCCTGGGTTTGCTCATTGGTACTGGTTCCGCCTTGAGCACTGGTGGACCTGCTGGTATCTTGATTGCCTGGGCATTGACCGGTGCCTCTATTCTCTGCACTATCCAAGCCATGGCCGAATTGGCTGTGACTTTCCCTATCAGTGGCTCATTCAACGTCTATGCCAGCAGATTCATCGACCCCAGTGTAGGCTTCTCTGTCGCCTGGAACTACTTCTTCCAGTTCTTAGTATTGCTTCCTTTGGAATTGGTTGCTGGTTCCATCACCATGAATTACTGGAACACCTCCATCAATCCTGACGTATGGGTTCTTATCTTCTACATTGTCGTatcttcaatcaactttTTTGGTGTCAGAGCCTACGGTGAAGCTGAATTTGTGTTTTCTACCTTGAAAGTTCTAGCCGTTATTGGCTTTATAATTGTGTCTATCGTCTTGGCTGCTGGAGGTGGTCCGAATGGCCAGTATCATGGCTCTCTTTACTGGCACAACCCAGGTCCATTTGCCAATGGTTTCAAGGGTGTAGTCAGTGTCTTCATCACTGCTGCTTTCAGTTTTGGTGGAACAGAGTTGGTGGGTCttactgctgctgaagcAGACCAGCCTAGAAAATCTCTTCCAAAGGCTACCAAGCAGgtcttctggagaatcCTAATGTTCTACATGGTGTCGTTGACTTTGATCACTTTCCTTGTTCCATATACTTCCGACAGATTGTTGGGAGcatcttctgttgatgtCACTGCTTCACCTTTCGTTATTGCTATCCAGAACGGAGGAATCAAGGGCTTACCATCAGTGATGAATGCTGTTATCCTTATCTCTGTCATTTCAGTTGGTTCATCTTCTGTTTATGCCACCTCTAGAACATTGACTGCCTTGGCTGAACAAGGTTTGGCTCCAAAGATTTGTGGATATGTTGATAGAGCAGGTAGACCTTTGGTGGCCATCATTATTACCAACATCTTTGGGTTGCTCAGTTTCATTGCTGCCAGTGGTAAGCAAGCCGAAGTGTTCACCTGGCTCTTATCTATCTCAGCTATGAGTTCCATCTTCACCTGGTTATCCATCTGTCTTGCACATatcagattcagaagagcATTGGCTTCCCAAGGTAGGACGACTGATGAGTTGTCCTTCACCTCCCAAACTGGTGTTATTGGTTCATGGTTTGGAGTTGTTTTGAACACCCTTGTGATTATAGCCGAGTTCTGGTTGTCCCTTTTTCCTTTGGGCGAATCACCCAACGCTGAGGGCTTCTTTCAGACTTATCTTGGTTTTGTGATCTTGATTGTTTTCTATGTGGGCCACAAGATCTGGAGAAAGAACTGGATTTTGTTTATCAGGGCCAAGGATATTGACGTAGACTCgggaagaagagaagctGATATTGAAgctttgaaggaagagttggctgaagaaagagctATTTTGAGATCCAAGCCTTTTTACTACAGAGTGTACCACTTCTGGTGTTga